The Amaranthus tricolor cultivar Red isolate AtriRed21 chromosome 2, ASM2621246v1, whole genome shotgun sequence genome contains the following window.
TTAATTCTTTTTACTTTCTAGTAGTAGTACAAATTCGAAGGTGAGGGTTTTACATTATAAAAACCGGCTACCTGACTCCTAATCCTCAACCAGAAAAGCAAACCTACACATTTATGGAGGGCGAGGCAAATAAAACCAAGGAAGTGGAATCTTCAATACAACACAAGCTTAGTGCATTACCGATGATATCTCCTTGTAATATTTGCATTTACAAGGTTCCTCCACATATCTGCCAAGTAAACAAAGCTTGTTTTCTGCCTTCAATTGTTTCCATCGGTCCTATCTATTTTAAATACCCATCCCTAAAATCCTGTGAAGACTTCAAATTAACACACCTTAAACACTTCCTTGAATTACATGCTCTCACATCCTCACATCGCCATCATCAAGCTTATAACTTAGCTAACTACATTGACATTATGAAACATCATGAGGAAAATGCACGTTCTTACTATGAACATCAAATAAGTCTTTCTAGTAATGAATTTATCGAAATGATGATGGTTGATGCTGCATTCATTATCTGCTACTTTATATGTAACAGTGACTGTGGTATCGAATTTTCGAATCGAAATAATCCTATGCACCAAAAGATAACATGGATGGTGAAGATTACCCATGATTTGTTTCTGGAAGAAAATCAAATTCCCTTTTTTGTACTGGAAGATCTATACAATCTATCATTTGGTGCAGCTTACCCACATATATCCTTTAAGGATCTTACTCTTAGATTTATTCAAAACTCTGAGATTCTCGAAGGATATCCTCGAGATAATTTACATGGATCATTTGCTTATAATGCAAGGAAAGCTTCAAACATTAAGCATCTTGTTGATTTTTTGAGGGTATCATACTTACCTTCCAATCTTCGGACCCATCAATACATTATTAATAAAGAAGAAGTTCGATTTTGTCCAAGTGCAAAAGAGCTAAAAGCTGCtggaataaaatttatttgcaGTAGTGAAAAGAACAGCTTATTAGATATTAGATATTGTAAGGGAAAGTTGCGTATTCCAACATTGAAAATACAAGATGAAACTGAAGCTTTTATTCGGAATCTCGTGTTCTTTGAGCAGTGTCAACATTTCAGTAACTCTTACTTCATTGATTATGCTATTTTTTTAAACGATTTGATTGGTTCTGCAGAAGACGTACAAATATTAGTTCAAAATGGAATCATCGAGAATTTCCTTGGAAGCCATGAGGAGGTGGCTTTGATGCTAAATCGCATCACAAAAAACATAATGTTACTTAGaccaaatttttattattctggGATTTGTGGAGATATGAATAAATATGTTAGCATCAAGTGGAATAGATGGAAGGCAATACTGAGAAGAGACTACTTCAATCATCCATGGTCAATTATTTCTGTTGTATATTTGGTGTTTCTTCTTATTCTCACCATTTTACAAGTTTTTACTGGTTTTCACCACAACTAGCTAGTTGTCTACTAATATTCTTGTACTCATGTATAGAAGTAATAGTCAAAGTTAATAGTGATTAAAGTCATCTTGTTAGACTTGGTCAAGACTCAAAGTTAAGTTGATTATAATGGAAATTATCAGATttgaatgaatgaaaaaatGCTTTGCTTATTTTGtaaaacttttatatattttcggTTTGAAAATCTagtttattttgtaaaaattgaGAAATCTTATTATTCCTTGGTTAATTGTTACAACTACTAGGTTAAGTGAGAATTTATTGTCTATATTTTAACTTGATTAGTGAGTATTCCTTGCaagtttttttctttctttaaatttcatttatacTTGTGTAAGATAATTCTCTCCTATCAGATTTTACATGACTTGATGTGTCGTCAGGTACGGGTGAAAAAATGATCGTTGAGTATTCCATACGACACTACCTAAAACactttcatataaaaaaaacgaAACAAATACAAGTTCATTGAAATTATCagttttttgttgttttggttTCTCTTATACTCACTCGTCTTGTAGTCTTTTATGGAAATTCTTTTTTAGAatgctttttcttttttttgtctaGTAATTTTTGTCGGTTTAATTAACTTAGCACTTGGAGTTCATATAATATCATTCTTGGATTGTTTCCATGGAGATGTCAAACAACCGACAAATTGCGCATTTTGACGAAATAATAATTGCGAATAATTTAGAATTTGTTTTGCCAAATACCCAATTAGAGAATGCTCCCATTATACTAAAGTtcatctatattttttttacgtaCTTCGGAGTAGTTTGGATTGGGTTTTCACCATTCAATTTTTGACATAGTTGGTCAGCTTTGTAGCAAGCGACGATGATATTATTCTAGTTACTTGTTCCGTTTGTTATTGTTGCGTGcttttatatttcttaatttatttaatcatGGATTAGACATTTATTAAGAAACAAAAGAAGTATGTTCTTGTACAGACTTTGTCGTTAGATCATATTTTGTCGTTAGATCATATCTTTCATTCTCTTATAGCTTTTGTAACGAATATTAGTTCAAATGATGCTTGTTCAATTAAATCCCTACTCATGGCGTTAGTGAAAGAATTGGCAACATTGAACTTAGTGTTCACATAGTCAAAAGTTATGATCCCATTAATGATAATCCTTGCCCTAGGCAGTGCCTATGAGCAATATGACTAGACTTAACAttatacacttgactataagCTCCACCCAAGGTCGTCATGCTATTCGCATGAATTGCCATCGGTAAAATTGGCCTAAGTAAGaaaggtatctcaaacatgagattccTCAAACACTCCGCTTCACTTGCTGCTAAGCCAAGCGCTATAAATTACGCAAACATAGTGGAATCAGATATACATGTTTGTTTCTTTGAGGATCATGAAATGGAAACTCCCCATGAATAAACACCCAACCATTAGTTGAAGAGTTATCTTCTTCATTAGTGATCCAACAAATATCGGAATACCCTTCCAAAATAGGAGGTTTACCACTATATGAAATAACATAATCCATGGTACGTAACAAGTATCTTAATACCCTTCTTATCGCCATCTAATGATGGGGATCCGAg
Protein-coding sequences here:
- the LOC130805692 gene encoding UPF0481 protein At3g47200-like, with the translated sequence MEGEANKTKEVESSIQHKLSALPMISPCNICIYKVPPHICQVNKACFLPSIVSIGPIYFKYPSLKSCEDFKLTHLKHFLELHALTSSHRHHQAYNLANYIDIMKHHEENARSYYEHQISLSSNEFIEMMMVDAAFIICYFICNSDCGIEFSNRNNPMHQKITWMVKITHDLFLEENQIPFFVLEDLYNLSFGAAYPHISFKDLTLRFIQNSEILEGYPRDNLHGSFAYNARKASNIKHLVDFLRVSYLPSNLRTHQYIINKEEVRFCPSAKELKAAGIKFICSSEKNSLLDIRYCKGKLRIPTLKIQDETEAFIRNLVFFEQCQHFSNSYFIDYAIFLNDLIGSAEDVQILVQNGIIENFLGSHEEVALMLNRITKNIMLLRPNFYYSGICGDMNKYVSIKWNRWKAILRRDYFNHPWSIISVVYLVFLLILTILQVFTGFHHN